In Vigna angularis cultivar LongXiaoDou No.4 chromosome 8, ASM1680809v1, whole genome shotgun sequence, the DNA window TCTTTTCTCCATCTTTTGATTAACTCTTTCACTTTGGTTCGCAGAGCTTCCTGTCGAAACACCATCATCTTCTTATGTCTCTCACTCCCGGCCAACCACCCGACCTCCTCTGTTCTTCCCCTCAGGTTCGCCTttcaacattttcatttttttgtctttagtTTCAAATTCCACCTACctctgtttttttattatagctGTTCGTTATTTTTTCTTCGCTTCTTGTATGTTGCAAAGAAATACATAACCCCATTGGtaatttttctgttttgattGCATATTTTGCGTCTTTCAACCTCCCTGATTTAATTGCAAACATTGACTCTTCTGTTCATACCTGTGCAAATCTTGTCATTATTAAAACTCCTCCTTCAAGCTCCCTATTTGTGTTTAGTTCCCTTGGTTACATAAAagtcaatttttgtttttttagctttttgggttACATGGGATGATACAATAGCCTCTAGTTTCTTTCTAACGCTGAGTTTTCAAATACTGGAGTTAAAGGGTTAAACTTTAACCATACTAGATCTTATTGGTTGTTCTCTCATGCCCATGTTATACCTAGGCTATTATGATCTTCATGGAGttcacttttaattttgttagatGCTTCTTCCCTTACACTTTGAGccatgtatgaattaaattttaaacaaaaatgttaaTACCATATCCTTTGCTGTTAATCATTGTTTCTGAGATTGAAAGGACCTTCAAATTATACCAGCATActgaaaagattaaaatatacaCTCCAAAACAGAACTTGAATTTTGGCTAATCGAGAAATTCTAACGACACATTCTCTCACACACTTTACATTATATGCACTGTTATAGGCCACACTTCACTGTAATTGTCACAGTGGCCGCAATAGCAGCGATGTTCCACTGCTACGCGGATGGTGTCCAAATCCTGAGAATAGCATCCGAATGTCACAAGGGCATTTTCTGGACGTAATTTTGGGTAAAATGGTTTTCAGCTGGTATAAAATCCTTTCAAATATCATTGTCATCTTCTCACGTGCATCCTATCCTACCTTGTGGCTAATACACAATCCCTATCGTTGTGTGTCTCTCTGGCAATCTGTTGCTTTTTTTACTTCTCTCTTATTCTCATTTTCaggtttttttcttctaatttttgtTCTCTTGTTTTCATAAatccctgttttttttttatccttttctgtttgtttctctattgtgattttttttctgtttttcgtGTTCACTTTGTTCGGTAAGTCTATGTTCTCTGTAGTATATGGCTCCTAGGTCTCATTTTTGGTGCTCTATATCTCTGTGGTCAGAGATGGTATCGTTTATTACATTTTACCTGTAGGTTTACATAAGACTGAGACCTATAacttttattgttaattatggTCACTCCTTACTATGCGAATTTATATATGCTtaattatgtaaattatataactAGTTTCAAAATATTGGTAATTATGCACTATCTATTTGCTGTAGCATTTTTGGAGGTAGTCACTACCTGGAACTGATTACTATGCTATTAAGAAAGAATGTTGAGAAAAGTGTGTCAAGGAATGTATTGCAACCattggtttttggtttttattacATGGAATTTTGTCTAACATTAGGCTAGcctttaaattgttttaaatttgcCTCCCTGTTTGCCATGGCCATATTGGGCTTCCTAACCTCTGTCTTAAACAATTCATCCTCCTTCTAATAGGACCCTGGATGTTGTGCTAATGTAATGAAGGTATACAATATGGAATGTAGCTCTTTAGGGGGATTAATGTAATAGTCTCAATAAATATGATAATGAGAAATCCCTTCCAGTATGGGATATATTCAATAATGGTTTTCTGCATGATTAAGAATTTCATAAAGTTTAATCCGTAACAAGGTTAAGGTTATTCTGTACTGTTATTTACTTCactagttatttaaatatatcttcCAGGAAAATCAGATGCATCGTGCTAAATTTTCCCTTACACCCAAGAGTGAAGTCAAGGACTTGACAGGTTCAAGTTTTCACAGTTACAAGCAAAGCAGTCTTCTGGATCCCATAGAAGTTTCTTCATCTTCGGATGATGAAGAGGACCTTCCTAATGAAAATGTGTCTAATCAATTAGTCCTTTATGATCCTGTGACAAATGGAAACAATGCAATTGAACTTCCACCTTATCCTCTCCGGTGTGAACCTCCAATGCAAACAAGAAGACAACCTTCACATTCAATTCCTAGAATTTTGCCTTCAGTTGGTGCTTTCACTGTTCAATGTGCATCCTGCTTTAAATGGAGGTTGATtccaacaaaggaaaaatatgaagaaatcCGTGAACATATTCTTGAACAGCCTTTTGTTTGTCAAAAAGCTCTTGAATGGCGACCAGATGTATCTTGTGATGATCCAGAGGATATTTCTCAGGATGACAGCAGGATTTGGGCTATTGATAAGCCAAATATTGCGCAGCCTCCGGCTGGATGGGAGCGACTACTAAGGATCAGAGCTGAAGGAAGCTCCAAATTTGCAGATATGTATGCATCCGTTATAGGCCCTTTTACTTTGACTTGTCATTGAAATAGAAACACCCTTGTGCAATGATGCAATACTGATTCTTTCCATCTATTAAATAATTCTTTGGGTTAGGAAATATGCTTTTATGCAAACTTTAACTTGCTattctaatattttaacatttcagATATTATATGGCACCATCAGGCAAGAGATTACGCTCAATGGTAGAGATCCAGAAGTATGTTCTTGCTGCTTTTGTTTTACTGTCTTTGCATGTTACCTTGAAAAttacttttccttttctgagttattattattactattgaCATTGGCTTCCAATCTTCTTATAACTTTCTCATGGCGCCTCTGTATTTTTAGGTTCTTGACGGAACATCCTGAGTATACAAGAGATGGGGTTACGCTTTCACAGTTCTCATTTCAAATACCAAGGCCATTACAAGAAAACTATGTGAGGAAGCGTTCCGCTAGACTTCGCTCTTCATATGAAGCCGGTGGACCTGTTGAACATGAGCAAGGTACatacaatttataataaattatttgtaggAATTTAAATGTGAGGTTTTAAACATGAAGCACCAAAATTTATatggataaaaaattaaagtagaGAAGGTgtgatttatattttcatttgtgCACCAAAGTATTCTATTTAATGATTTATATTGTATTCCAATGGATATGACAGACGTGATCTTCTCTAACGGTTagaatgcataaaaaaaaactgtcaATCTAGCAACCCTCTTGTGAATACTAAGGATTTTAGTGCATTGTTATAATGGTTATATCTATGATGCAGTGACTCCTCTAGCATGGTTAGGCCCAGAAGGCCATTCTGATTTGCATGCTGGAAGACTGAGGCTTTCTGCTCCTTTCGTGGGATCCCATGATCTTGACCCTATCGGTATCAGCCCTCCTGCAAAGAGGCAAGCAACTCAGAACTTTTTTCATAAAGAGGACCTGTAGTTAGATGCTTGTCTTCTCGGTAGTTAAAACAGAAGGACCCTGATCAAATCTCTAAATATCCTTTTCGATGGAGCATTCAAGGTGTAATATGAGCTTGCCAAATCATGTGAATAACAGTCCAGAGAAGGAACGTTGTCCTAGCGACTCGAGTTTCCTAGAATTAGTAACCATGGAGATAAAGATCTTGGCATTCATAGTAAAGTTGTATTTTGCATGTGGAAAGGTGTGGAAGGACTTTTATTTGTACAAAAATGGGTGCCTTCCCTTATAGAATATTTAAGCCTTGACTAACATTCTGATGTGAAAATATGGCGggttatttgtttgtaataggaAGTTGATGGTGTTTGTTCGTTATTTGAGCttcttttatacattttttatttcacgCCTATTGTTTGATTGAGATCTTAAGCAACAAGGGAAAAGTGTTATCTTTTATAATGATGATGCTCTTGGTGTCGTGAAAAAGGATAGCATCAATAACGATGATAATAATAACATGGGCACATGATGACGATAATTTTGAGGACCAATCATCATACGTACCTTAGGCGAACATGGGTTCTGTAGACTTTAGTGTGTATTGGAAAAAGAAAGGGTATGTCATGATTTTGATGAAGCTTAGAAATGTAAGTCCCTTGGCACATTCGATATTGGGgtgtgttttaaatttaaaggtTTCAGAATTTCTAAACCACGTTTTGATGCATTCAACGCCAAAACAAGCACTCGGAGTTGGTGAGGGTCAGTGAACCAGATGACGAGGGTATCAATATGTCAGCCATGTGTCAAACAATTCCACACTTTTAGAACGCACCAATTCACAAATGACCAATGTTTATGAAAGGTGGGTCGAATACTCTCAATTCCTTGTTCTATAttgtctttatattttattagttgggtttttaagtttttttttttctaattgttcATATGTTACTTATAGAaagaattttgatattaaaatcagTAATTGATTGAAAAAGTagtaaatgttttaatatatatatatatatatatatatatatatatatatatatatatatatatatatatatatatatatatatatatatcaacaatcatattttaaacctttatttatagtaactgttatatacttttattttttttgttagtttaatCACTGTCTAATCACACCTTAATCAACATTAGTTGGTTAGTTCGTGAATATTATTGGTTAcatgttaatataatttttattctgcAATTAATCGGTGTGTCAGTCATTCAAGATGATCGATTAAGATTATCAATCAGTGTTATCGGCCATGATGATTAGTTAGGATGATTGGTCATAATGATCGACCTAAGAATGATTCGTTCGACCCAAGATGTACTAATTGGACTACTTAGTTGACCAAACGATCCAAGATGTACTAATTGGTCTACTTAGTTGACCAAACAAAGGGTATGTACCATACAACTAATTTTTGGCTTTTCCTTATACATGGTTGCTACTTAACAAATTTAGCATATATGGCTTTACATTGTCTTATGAATATGTCAAATATGTTGTTTGGGGTAAGGACAATCTAGCAAGGATATTTCTCATGTGCACACTAATGTTCTGTCTTCCCTTGAATTTCAAGGATGCTTTCCGACATTTGCATCATGTAATGTCACCAGAATTAGAATTAGATATTGTTGGACACACCACCAAATCACTTATTCCAACATGAGTGCACTTAGTCCTATGTAAATTGCCCAACATGGCACAAAGGccatctttattttatttgatgtcCTTTCCACATTGacattatacaaatatttggcaagattgtaatatatatatatatatatatatatatatatatatatatatatatatatatatatttataaacagaATCACTTATCCGAAATTAAAGAGAATTGGTAATTGTGTTCACAACAACTTTActctataaataaattgatttacatatattattgtattattcatataatcaataatacAATTTATGCACTCATATATGTATGATAGTTGTacttaaaacaaacaaaaacgaCTATAAACAATTAACTATCCATAAGATTTCAAtggttaatatattaattattcataagACTTTAACTATtagtatatttaagtttatttcaaACCAGAAGAGATGCAATAAGACCAAGAAGTTGTTGAATAAAGCCaaagtagagaaaaaaaaatttcttactTTATTTTCAACAGCAGTCATACAAAATTGCATTTGAAAAATTGAGATGTGTAAAAAATACTGTGAGAATAAATTTGATTAGGGAAGGTAGAAGTTATGGGTGTTCATAACATGGAAACAATTTAATTGGCCAGTTTGGGAGCATGAGAAAAAGAGTGTTTCTTTCTGCACTCCCAACATTTTTCTCTGCACCCTCGTAATTTTAAAATCCTAAAATTATATCCTATGTTTTAAAAGATCTTacattccattttttttccttaacaaattttaaaattctttgaagaaaaaattcttccaaaattcgttgagaattttttttaacagatttaaaaatttgtagAAGAATATTAGTTTTAGAAAGTGGGATACAGGAAAAAATGTGAGAAAATGGAGGAAAAACCACTCTGGAAAGAAAAGGGCAGCATCCCCTTGTGGATGAGTGAAAGTGCAACAAGGCCCTAAAAATGTTGATGAGAGTAGTTGGTTTACATTTAGTGGTGACGGATGGCAGATGCAATGATGAGGAACTTAGCATACGTTATATGATAAAACCCTATTTTGGGTCACTTTCGGAATCAATTATTGGGAAATTTGGAAGAGTCAAGAATTGTGTCTCTCTGGTTGGTTGTGGGATACGATATGATATGACATGATCAATCTCAACAAATTCCATTCTCATACTCTTAACACATACCATGTGCACTCTATTAAATGCCATTTGGCTCTTATCTCCATTTGCTTTTTcataaacactttttttttttcatttttctgcaTATAAAATAACCATTTTAACACTTTCATTATCGACATATTCAGATAATCAAATTCTCTCCATGCTTACTTTGTACCTACTGCGTTTTTATTCACAGATTCGCTCTATCTTCTTCTAATTTTCACtttgtgttaaaatattttagttactttttaaaagaattgtGGAATAAAGCTTATAATAGAAAATGCGAGCGGTGAAGGCTTTTCCCTCTCCCAAAAGTTGATTAAGAATAAAGAATGGTATGTAAATGTTGTTATCATTTAATACgatgttgatgtttttgttgaaaataagaagaagaaagttgaaTGATGGAAAAGTGAAGGTGAGAGTGATAAAttagaggaaaaagaaaacttggaAAATGATGGAACCTAAACCTACCTGTCAAACAAATGGGGTCGAATGGACCAGAAAGAATGTCCGGAGAGAATGAACCTCGTCGccaaatgcaaatgcaaatgtAAATGCACATGTTCAACCAAAGTACTAACTTCAACCCCAAACTACATCAACATCACACCAATTCAAATAATCACTTTAGATTTTAGTGTAAAAAGGAGAAAGTTGAGTAAAAAGACTCAAAAAGTTTGTCTTTTAAGATTTTAAGTtgaaattaatgtttaatattttatgttagttTGAAATATCATGTATTCATAATCTTTGGAATCCTTGGTAGATTAACTTATGAACGATGTCcaagtaataaaaattaaaaaataggtaGCACAGCTTATATAGGTATAGAATAAGAAGAAGGGCACATGGAACCGTGAAATCAGGAATGTGTAATAAATACAAACTTTATTCTACCTACACTCTGTTTACATCCATGCACAGCCATTAATCAAGTATTTGTTGGTTGTctttaacaaaataatcaaattagtAACACCAAAACTCTGCTAACTACATATATATAACTTGTATCGTATAATTATGAGTACATTAATCGTACTATTAATCaagttagtaaaaaaatatgttaagcgaactttgtcattaaaataagaaaatactCTCAAAAAGTTTGGACGGACAgcttattttttttgtaatattcaAGCTTTGAACAACATAACATAATCCAAATTATTGACTTCAACttcataatcaaattattgATTTCAATTTCGTACTCGAAacataacttatttttaattttaaactaaaaatatattgaaaatttagaataacaattatttttaaacggGAGAATAATAGAATATATTGCGTTATTAATTGGTGACAAGAGTTGATTCCGAGTTTGACAATGCAAAGGCAAAATGTCTGAGAATTCTACAGACTCGTGAATCACGTATCTATAAACAAACGTCACAACATACATCACAAATGAAAATGAGCGATTCAATACtcttattcatatatatatatatatatatatatatataacatataggatattgataaattaaaagtaatgtttgAACATGGTTAGTTAAAGAAAGAACAACATTATATatgaatctggttcttgctAATGGAATCAAATGTCTCAATCTCATCTCCCAGAAACAAAAAATGTCTGACTTTACTTAGCTCTTCCTAGATAGAagattatgttaacaaagtatTCACACATCTAACCTTAACATcccttttaataaaaaattaacctaGGACACTTTAATTAACGtgtttcatttaataaaaaaattaatattggaaagcttgtttgaaaattaatagCATGATGGAGCTAAGTGAGATACTTCGTGACAGACATATACATACTCTCAGATCTTTAAATGAGTATCTCAGGCTATTTATAGGTTGGAGAGAGTGCACAATTTGTGGGGAAATGTAACTCTATTATAATGATGTTATGTTACATGTAGATTCTGAAtgcttttaataaataataactactaatatattctaattttacaaattatttaaaaattcataaaaaatatataatctagaCTAGGATATTTGCCACTTAGcttcattattattatagtattttattaCATTCATTTCTTTGGGGCTAAGTATAGAGGTGTAACATGATAAACATAATAACGACAACACTGTAGAATTTATGCAAATTGTTAATgaatttttatgcattttttagttgaaaaaaatgcaaatgtTCGATTTATGTAACATCGTCGCAGAGATATAAGAGAATACAAACATATCCATATTCCAGAATGAGAACTGATTCCACATTacaaaaagatttattttttatccatCTAAGAAGAAAATGTAAGACTATTTTCAAAATTACCATATTCTTTCATTTTACTTGAAACCTattactatttaatatttaaaatatatacaatttttatctTCGGCTAAAGACAATTTTTAGACTGATTGTTAATTGAATTGTCTTtaaatttcagattttcaatattttcaataattgacTTGAATAGTTGTCCTGTGTGTTACTTTTTGTCATATGTGTGgtatgtaataaatattaaatattaaaccaTTATTATATGTGGTGTATgttagatgaagatgatgcgATCAAATATtacttattcaaaatatttttttttatcgcaGCAATCTAATAAATGATAGTATAATTTTCACTGATTACAAAAGtactaaaatgatgttataaggttttaaaatgataataaactatatttaattttatgttattaatGATTTACTCCAAGTATGCTGCtcagaaaaataataagatGATCAATGAAAACAAgtttagtttcttttaaatcattagACCTAAATTCCATGTATATCGTCTTTTGGAGTCATCAATGATTGATTTGTTTGTCTCAAAAAAGTTTctaaaatgatatataaatcTTCATTTATTGTATACtaagtttaatatattattaattactcgaaattatttaaataattaataaagtaaaagttataaaaaagtACAAGAAAATGAACATGAGTTAAAAGAATCAAATGAAGGAAGAGATAACCACGACGTCATATATAATGCAAGCACAATGGCAGCTAAAaggaaaaacattaaaaaattacaatagactaaaaatgaagaaaatagatatattagtatatattatacaaaatatacAACGATTCCGTAAAGAAACACCACCAAATAACAGTTTTAGCATTAATTCTAAAGCAATCTTCTTCacacaattaatttaaacttaaaaaatgttacaccataatgaaaaaaataaattttaaaagtacttTTAAAGCAGTATTCTTATCAAatactcattttctttttttctgaatCGTAAACTTCTTGCATGCCTTTTCGTCACCAAAATTTAGAcatgcaataaataaatataacagaGTAAATTTAGCTAGATTAAAATAGACAGtgagttaatttattttttttcaaaaaaggcAGAAAACCAAATGTGgcaattcaaacaaaattaattatataaaaacgaATATGTATGTTATGAAATGGATGTTACACTAAACTTTCTGTAATAAGTTTTAAGCTTCTGTATGCATGtttattaatctattttatttattctaaaactagtagaaaaaaaatgtcttcatatgtttttaataaaatgttaataaagaTGTGAGTAATTATAATATGTGTCATTGTTAAGACGTGTGTAACTGTTTTCAATatttagataatttatttttattaattttaaaatataattgaaaaaaattaagaatatgaaatatgctcataaaaaataaaaaatctatatcATTATAGTGTCAATTATAGGCTGAGTTTAACCTGATTTGTTTATGTACTTTTGTCTTTATCAGAAACTTttgataatgtttttaaaaatgatcgttgttatttttattttatgaaaagtgTACTATAGcaataatacaataataatagtaataataaataataaatgtgaaACGCACGAAACTCCGCTCAACTCCGTCAAACCAGCCTTGATTTCGGCTGCTTTACGGTGCACGCTCACCGGCCcccactttttttatttttattttttaagttaatattgttttttattttaccttttcaaaatatttatgttcttgtttattttgtaactaCATTATTCtatccaaaatacaaataattataatactctttaattttcaattttataagcaacttttaatatatttcatgcATTTAATCACGTTTTTTAATGGAAATCGAATgttaactataatttttaaattcaccatattaatttttatacattatgTCAGACCCGTTTACCAAAAACCTTGGGATCCATGTGCCAAGAAGAGAATGAACGTCTTAGTTAGTGGAAAATAGGTGGCTGCAGGAGAGTGGCCGTTCGTTTTGGGTAACGACAGTATTTAAGGCCAAATTTCAAATGTTGTGTCATTTCTCTGCatgtctttcttcttctccaaactgctgaagcttttttctcctccttctctctaaaatctcctcattctctctaagaaaaccttactttttcttctttcgatCACCTCTCAAGCACCGCTAGAACACTCTCAGCGTCAAGAGCTTCCGTTTAAACTGGTCGGTTTGTGATTATGAGTTGTTGAGTTTCTTCCTCTTTAGCACGTTCGTTTATTTTCGCATGCAAACCTCTATTCCTGGTCGCCTGAGCGAGTAGTATTGTTCTGAACGTTTTTAGTTTTCTGTGTGGTTCAGTATTCCTAAAATGTGGTCGTCGGACGTTAAGTCTTTGGTAGTAGGGAGCTATAATTCTGcatagttgagcgttcggttacgtatagaggtaagggaagcttatataatttgatttagattGTTGTGTTGAATGTTTGTATGCTTGCATGATacgttgtttgattatttgatgagtatgaaatatgattgtacTGCTTGTTTGGATGTGTGGATGGACGTACGATATACGCTGTGAACTGAGTTGGACTAGAGTTTAATCTTCGAACCGTAGTATTCTGAGCAAAGGTGATAGTATGGTCGAGCGTCATTAGCGAGCGTTTGGTTCTTCTTGGGAGTGCATGGTCTTACTTGAATTATCATGCGTTAGGGTTAGTGTTAAGAGTCTTTCTGTAATATTATATAGGAATAGGTAAACTGTGACCGAGAGTTTGTATTCATTGTTCAGTTTTCATTGAGCG includes these proteins:
- the LOC108343903 gene encoding methyl-CpG-binding domain-containing protein 2 isoform X1, which produces MDILDFEEEKSEERSFLSKHHHLLMSLTPGQPPDLLCSSPQENQMHRAKFSLTPKSEVKDLTGSSFHSYKQSSLLDPIEVSSSSDDEEDLPNENVSNQLVLYDPVTNGNNAIELPPYPLRCEPPMQTRRQPSHSIPRILPSVGAFTVQCASCFKWRLIPTKEKYEEIREHILEQPFVCQKALEWRPDVSCDDPEDISQDDSRIWAIDKPNIAQPPAGWERLLRIRAEGSSKFADIYYMAPSGKRLRSMVEIQKFLTEHPEYTRDGVTLSQFSFQIPRPLQENYVRKRSARLRSSYEAGGPVEHEQVTPLAWLGPEGHSDLHAGRLRLSAPFVGSHDLDPIGISPPAKRQATQNFFHKEDL
- the LOC108343903 gene encoding methyl-CpG-binding domain-containing protein 2 isoform X2 — its product is MSLTPGQPPDLLCSSPQENQMHRAKFSLTPKSEVKDLTGSSFHSYKQSSLLDPIEVSSSSDDEEDLPNENVSNQLVLYDPVTNGNNAIELPPYPLRCEPPMQTRRQPSHSIPRILPSVGAFTVQCASCFKWRLIPTKEKYEEIREHILEQPFVCQKALEWRPDVSCDDPEDISQDDSRIWAIDKPNIAQPPAGWERLLRIRAEGSSKFADIYYMAPSGKRLRSMVEIQKFLTEHPEYTRDGVTLSQFSFQIPRPLQENYVRKRSARLRSSYEAGGPVEHEQVTPLAWLGPEGHSDLHAGRLRLSAPFVGSHDLDPIGISPPAKRQATQNFFHKEDL